One window of the Vigna radiata var. radiata cultivar VC1973A unplaced genomic scaffold, Vradiata_ver6 scaffold_406, whole genome shotgun sequence genome contains the following:
- the LOC106778365 gene encoding copper transporter 6, which yields MLSTATADRVPAPYNSTVATSLGRRRIPIHTTFYWGHKVDILFRCWPGDSAAMYAVALLLVFFMAVLVEWLSFTNIVKLKSGGSNDVVGGLLKTGLYGVRSGLSYLVMLAVMSFNGGVFVVAISGHVIGFLIFGTRALRKKSNGLDSSKP from the coding sequence ATGTTATCCACGGCCACCGCAGACCGCGTGCCGGCGCCGTACAACTCGACTGTGGCCACAAGTCTGGGTAGGCGGCGGATTCCGATACACACGACGTTCTACTGGGGACATAAGGTGGACATACTTTTCCGGTGCTGGCCGGGCGACAGCGCCGCCATGTACGCGGTGGCACTGCTCCTCGTGTTCTTTATGGCGGTGCTGGTGGAGTGGCTCTCGTTCACCAACATTGTGAAACTCAAGTCCGGGGGCTCAAACGACGTCGTTGGAGGACTCCTGAAGACGGGGCTTTACGGCGTGCGTTCGGGGCTCTCTTACTTGGTGATGTTGGCCGTTATGTCTTTTAACGGTGGCGTGTTTGTCGTCGCTATAAGCGGCCACGTCATTGGGTTCTTGATTTTCGGGACAAGGGCTTTAAGGAAGAAATCCAACGGGTTGGACTCTTCGAAACCGTAA